A part of Raphanus sativus cultivar WK10039 unplaced genomic scaffold, ASM80110v3 Scaffold0006, whole genome shotgun sequence genomic DNA contains:
- the LOC130500648 gene encoding uncharacterized protein LOC130500648 yields the protein MEILFNKVYRKPKRTLKKEQDPERFLISCSIHSHDLPNAICDTGSAVSIMAIDTAEVLGFKMELSKDSFTFVDKSKAKSAGMVRNVKVEIGECTIPVDFHVVEFKSDNTSSLLFGRVFLTTVGAVCDLKKNKMCLTNVDETIFYDTVEKKKSKEFISCIEMFEVPAPTTNAIREPAKPGPASIDIQFLLSKDPRLSKSSLPAYVFATGLSSLLRSLCNLRLCGGSPGLCEVFRVLSTF from the coding sequence ATGGAGATATTATTCAACAAGGTCTACCGTAAGCCTAAGAGGACTTTAAAGAAGGAACAAGATCCTGAAAGGTTTCTGATTTCATGCTCTATACATAGCCACGATTTACCAAATGCCATCTGCGATACTGGATCTGCAGTCAGCATCATGGCTATAGATACTGCTGAAGTATTAGGATTTAAGATGGAACTTTCAAAAGATAGTTTCACTTTTGTGGATAAGTCCAAAGCAAAATCAGCAGGCATGGTTAGGAATGTTAAGGTGGAAATAGGGGAATGCACTATTCCTGTGGACTTTCATGTCGTGGAGTTCAAATCAGACAACACATCTTCCCTTCTTTTTGGAAGAGTCTTCTTGACTACAGTAGGGGCAGTTTGTGATCTTAAGAAGAATAAGATGTGTCTGACTAATGTTGATGAAACTATCTTCTATGAtactgtggagaagaagaaaagtaaaGAGTTTATTTCATGCATAGAGATGTTTGAAGTTCCAGCGCCTACAACAAATGCAATTCGCGAGCCTGCAAAACCAGGaccagcatcgatcgacattcagTTCCTTCTTTCGAAGGATCCGCGTCTTTCGAAGAGTTCCTTGCCGGCTTATGTTTTTGCGACAGGACTTTCGTCTCTTCTTCGATCATTATGTAATTTGAGGCTTTGTGGAGGGAGTCCTGGATTGTGCGAGGTTTTTCGAGTGTTATCCACTTTCTGA